CTGGAACTTCTAAATAGCCTCTTTGAGGAAACCAAAAAATATGTGATCTCTGACTACTCAAAGTTCAAACTTGTATTTCTATTGGATGGATTGGATGCGTTTCCACTTCCTCTTGATTTTGACCACAAAGCTGTCTTGGATGATATCAGACAGCCAGCCTCAGTGGGTTTGCTGTTGACCAGCCTCATCAGGGGAGACCTACTTCCTTCTGCCAGGCTTTGGATCACATCTCAGCCTTCAGCGGCTGAAAAGCTGCCGCCTGACTGTGTTGACAAGAAGACAGAAATACGAGGTAAGACTATATTTGCCAATAATATAAATtgatgcaacattttttttcaaagtatttaaaaagaatAGAATCTACTAAATAAAATCAGTATACCAGGTACTTTAGTTATGTTTGATGAAATTATTCATCATCTCATGCAACACATTAACTGTGATGACTATTTCACTATTTTCTACCAGGATGTATCATGATTTCCATCAGTGTGCTGCTTCTTGAAAGTCATGGAATCTTGTCATTTTTATCTTCCTAATTTAGACATCATCATGCCACGACTCATAAAGAAAGTAAAGGAAAAAGTGTTGGGTCAGTATGAGACTGAACTGCGTAAATTGAAAAAGGATTCAGAACTCTACGTCACGACTGGAGATAAAGATGTGCCACAAACCTACAACGACATCTTCAttaattcagagaaaaaaactgtgcgAACTGTGCTGACAGAGGGAGTGGCAGGTATTGGTAAAACCTTTCAGACGAGGAAGTTGATGGTCGACTGGGCAAAAGGAAAGTCCAACACAAGTATTGACTTGATCGTCCCTCTCAGTTTGAGTGAGTTGAAGACAGAAGGAGAAAAGCACAGTATGGAAGATCTGCTTGACCACTTTTTGGAAGAtgagaaatggaaaagaagaaaagattgCATTTCTGAGTGTGAATTAGCTCTCATCCTTGATGACTTCCAAGAATGTAAAAGTCCTCTTGACTTTGAAAACAGCAGTGTCCTTACTGATATTGGAGAATGTGCCTCAATAGATGTCCTCCTAACAAACCTCATCAGAGGAGATCTGCTTCCCGATGCTCGTCTCTGGATCATCTCTCGACCTTCAGGAACTGACAAGGTTCCTCCTGAACGTATTCACAAAGTGACACAATGTCGAGGTGAGAAACAGCAAAATGATCAAACTTGACAGTTGGGATCTCAATGCTTTGCATTTATTGCTCATGAAACAATTACGGGATAATAATGAGCAGATAAATATATTTAGCAGACAATGCAAGGAAAAAGATTTTAATGCCCTTTGATGTCTGACAAATATGTTGACATGTCCAGTaatatgcttctttttttcatgtcagaGACATTGAAGCGCAGAGAGGACCTGGTCTCAAAGCTAAAAGAGAGATATCATCGAGAATACACTCCAGTTGAAGACCCTGATCATTCGaaccagaaaaacacagaacacatcTTGAAGGAACACAGCACTGAAGATGGCAAAACTGATCAACAGACCAAGCCAAAACCAGTTACACAAGTAACTGTATCTGATATCTTTGAAGctagaaaagacaaaaaagtcaGAACTGTCTTGACCGTAGGAGAAGCTCAAATCGGAAAATCATTCCAAGTCCAGAAATTCATAAAAGCATGGGCAGGCAAGAAAACACTGTCTTCTCGCCAGTACAACGATGGAAATAATCGAATCAGTCAAACTGAAGATATAGAAGTTCTTTTCCCATTTGACTTGTCAAAGTCTGATTTTAAAGAAGCTAAAAATTCCAGTTTGCTGGAACTTCTAAATAGTCTCTTTGAGGAAACCAAAAAATATGTGATCTCTGACTACTCAAAGTTCAAACTTGTATTTCTATTGGATGGATTGGATGCGTTTCCACTTCCTCTTGATTTTGACCACAAAGCTGTCTTGGATGATATCAGACAGCCAGCCTCAGTGGGTTTGCTGTTGACCAGCCTCATCAGGGGAGACCTACTTCCTTCTGCCAGGCTTTGGATCACATCTCAGCCTTCAGCGGCTGAAAAGCTGCCGCCTGACTGTGTTGACAAGAAGACAGAAATACGAGGTAAGACTATATTTGCCAATAATATAAATtgatgcaacattttttttcaaagtatttaaaaagaatAGAATCTACTAAATAAAATCAGTATACCAGGTACTTTAGTTATGTTTGATGAAATTATTCATCATCTCATGCAACACATTAACTGTGATGACTATTTCACTATTTTCTACCAGGATGTATCATGATTTCCATCAGTGTGCTGCTTCTTGAAAGTCATGGAATCTTGTCATTTTTATCTTCCTAATTTAGACATCATCATGCCACGACTCATAAAGAAAGTAAAGGAAAAAGTGTTGGGTCAGTATGAGACTGAACTGCGTAAATTGAAAAAGGATTCAGAACTCTACGTCACGACTGGAGATAAAGATGTGCCACAAACCTACAACGACATCTTCAttaattcagagaaaaaaactgtgcgAACTGTGCTGACAGAGGGAGTGGCAGGTATTGGTAAAACCTTTCAGACGAGGAAGTTGATGGTCGACTGGGCAAAAGGAAAGTCCAACACAAGTATTGACTTGATCGTCCCTCTCAGTTTGAGTGAGTTGAAGACAGAAGGAGAAAAGCACAGTATGGAAGATCTGCTTGACCACTTTTTGGAAGAtgagaaatggaaaagaagaaaagattgCATTTCTGAGTGTGAATTAGCTCTCATCCTTGATGACTTCCAAGAATGTAAAAGTCCTCTTGACTTTGAAAACAGCAGTGTCCTTACTGATATTGGAGAATGTGCCTCAATAGATGTCCTCCTAACAAACCTCATCAGAGGAGATCTGCTTCCCGATGCTCGTCTCTGGATCATCTCTCGACCTTCAGGAACTGACAAGGTTCCTCCTGAACGTATTCACAAAGTGACACAATGTCGAGGTGAGAAACAGCAAAATGATCAAACTTGACAGTTGGGATCTCAATGCTTTGCATTTATTGCTCATGAAACAATTACGGGATAATAATGAGCAGATAAATATATTTAGCAGACAATGCAAGGAAAAAGATTTTAATGCCCTTTGATGTCTGACAAATATGTTGACATGTCCAGTaatatgcttctttttttcatgtcagaGACATTGAAGCGCAGAGAGGACCTGGTCTCAAAGCTAAAAGAGAGATATCATCGAGAATACACTCCAGTTGAAGACCCTGATCATTCGaaccagaaaaacacagaacacatcTTGAAGGAACACAGCACTGAAGATGGCAAAACTGATCAACAGACCAAGCCAAAACCAGTTACACAAGTAACTGTATCTGATATCTTTGAAGctagaaaagacaaaaaagtcaGAACTGTCTTGACCGTAGGAGAAGCTCAAATCGGAAAATCATTCCAAGTCCAGAAATTCATAAAAGCATGGGCAGGCAAGAAAACACTGTCTTCTCGCCAGTACAACGATGGAAATAATCGAATCAGTCAAACTGAAGATATAGAAGTTCTTTTCCCATTTGACTTGTCAAAGTCTGATTTTAAAGAAGCTAAAAATTCCAGTTTGCTGGAACTTCTAAATAGTCTCTTTGAGGAAACCAAAAAATATGTGATCTCTGACTACTCAAAGTTCAAACTTGTATTTCTATTGGATGGATTGGATGCGTTTCCACTTCCTCTTGATTTTGACCACAAAGCTGTCTTGGATGATATCAGACAGCCAGCCTCAGTGGGTTTGCTGTTGACCAGCCTCATCAGGGGAGACCTACTTCCTTCTGCCAGGCTTTGGATCACATCTCAGCCTTCAGCGGCTGAAAAGCTGCCGCCTGACTGTGTTGACAAGAAGACAGAAATACGAGGTAAGACTATATTTGCCAATAATATAAATtgatgcaacattttttttcaaagtatttaaaaagaatAGAATCTACTAAATAAAATCAGTATACCAGGTACTTTAGTTATGTTTGATGAAATTATTCATCATCTCATGCAACACATTAACTGTGATGACTATTTCACTATTTTCTACCAGGATGTATCATGATTTCCATCAGTGTGCTGCTTCTTGAAAGTCATGGAATCTTGTCATTTTTATCTTCCTAATTTAGACATCATCATGCCACGACTCATAAAGAAAGTAAAGGAAAAAGTGTTGGGTCAGTATGAGACTGAACTGCGTAAATTGAAAAAGGATTCAGAACTCTACGTCACGACTGGAGATAAAGATGTGCCACAAACCTGCAACGACATCTTCAttaattcagagaaaaaagCTGTGCGAACTGTGCTGACAGAGGGAGTGGCTGGTATTGGTAAAACCTTTCAGACAAGGAAGTTGATGGTCGACTGGGCAAAAGGAAAGTCCAACACAAGTATTGACTTGATCGTCCCTCTCAGTTTGAGTGAGTTGAAGACAGAAGGAGAAGAGCACAGTATGGAAGATCTGCTTGACCACTTTTTGGAAGAtgagaaatggaaaagaagaaaagattgCATTTCTGAGTGTGAATTAGCTCTCATCCTTGATGACTTTCAAGAATGTAAACGTCGTCTTGACTTTGAAAACAGCAGTGTCCTTACTGATATTGGAGAACGTGCCTCAATAGATGTCCTCCTAACAAACCTCATCAGAGGAGATCTGCTTCCCGATGCTCGTCTCTGGATCATCTCTCGACCTTCAGGAACTGACAAGGTTCCTCCTGAACGTATTCACAAAGTGACACGATGTCGAGGTGAGAAACAGCAAAATGATCAAACTTGACAGTTGGGATCTCAATGCTTTGCATTTATTGCTCATAAAACAATTAAGGGATAACAATGAGCAGTTACATATATTTAGCAGACAATGCAAGGAAAAAGATTTTAATGCCTTTTGATTTCTGACAAATATATTGACATATCCAGTAATATGCTTGTTTTTTCATGTCAGAGACATCAAAGCGCAGAGAGGACCTGATCTCAAAGCTAAAAGAGAGATATCGTCGAGAATACACTCCAGTTGAAGACCCTGATCATTCGaaccagaaaaacacagaacacatcTTGAAGGAACACAGCACTGAAGATGGGAAAACTGATCAACAGACCAAGCCAAAATCAGTTACACAAGTAACTGTATCTGATATCTTTGAAGctagaaaagacaaaaaagtcaGAACTGTCTTGACCGTAGGAGAAGCTCAAATCGGAAAATCATTCCAAGTCCAGAAATTCATAAAAGCATGGGCAGATGATAAAACACTACTTTCTCGCCTGTACAACGATGGAAAAAAATTTTTCAGTCAAACTGAAGATATAGAAGTTCTTTTCCCATTTGACTTGTCAAAGTCTGACTTTAAAGAAGCTAAAAAATCCAGTTTGCTGGAACTTCTAAATGGCCTCTTTGAGGAAACCAAAAAATATGTGATCTCTGACTACGCAAAGTTCAAGCTTGTATTTCTATTGGATGGACTGGATGCGTTTCCACTTCCTCTTGATTTTGACCACAAAGCTGTCTTGGATGATATCAGACAGCCAGCCTCAGTGGGTTTGCTGTTGACCAGCCTCATCAGGGGAGACCTGCTTCCTTCTGCCAGGCTTTGGATCACATCTCAGCCTTCAGCAGCTGAAAAGCTGCCGCCTGACTGTGTTGACAAGAAGACAGAAATACGAGGTGAGACTATATTTGCAAATGATATAAATTGATGCAATAAAGTATTTTACAGTAGCGTCATCCAATTTGAAAATGgaatggaaaaatgtgaaaaaaaagtgtgatttatCTATCTGTCAGTTTGTTGATCGATCTATAAAAGGGTCCCTAACAACATCAGAtcctttgattaaaaaataatcattCTCAGAGTACGTTGTACCAGACTGATTGACAGGGATCAATTTAGAGACAattttgttgtaaatatgtACAATCGTAACACATCTGTTGAGAAGTGCAAATGTGCTAAACGTAACTCAGTACAACTTCAAGATATTATTTTTCTCTAATGTTTAAAATGCAATTCCTTACAGAGAAGCCTGATATTACAAGTACGCGGACCCTGAAATCCCAACTGAAGAGGCAACTGACCTACGTAACTCAAGGGACTGATAAAAGAAACACGTCAGCTGTGCTAAAAGAAATCTACACAGATCTATACATCATagagggggacagaggagaCGTCAATAAaaaacatgaggtcagacagattgatgATGCTCGATCAGTGAGAAAAGAAACACCCATCGAATACTCCGACATCTTCAAAAATGCACCTGAGGGAAACATACCTATCAAAACTGTGCTGACAATCGGAGTGGCAGGCATAGGAAAGACATTTGCATCCATGAAGTACgttctggactgggccgagagTCCAGCAGATGAAACTGTTGACTACACCTTTCTGCTTCCCTTCCGGGAGTTGAATTTGAGAAAAGACCAGGAACACAGTTTCGAGGAACTGATTCATCAGTTGTTCCCAGCAATGAAGACGTCAGAAATACGGAACTATGACAATTACAAGATTCTGATTGTCCTGGATGGCCTTGACGAATGTCGCCTTGATCTCAATTTCAGTGAGAATGTCATTTGGACAGATGtgagaaaaaagacaacagtcaacgttctgctgacaaacctcatcCGAGGAAAGCTGCTTCCAAAAGCTCAGATCTGGATCACATCTCGACCTGCAGCATCAAACAATATTCCTCCTGATGCAGTGAATCGAGTTACAGAGGTGCGAGGATTCAATGAAAAGCAAAAGGAAGAGTACTTCAGGAAGAGATTCGTCAAGAAGGAGATTGCTGAAGAAGTCATCTCAGAAGTGAAGAAATCCAGGAGCCTGTTTATCATGTGTTACATCCCTGTTTTCTGTTGGATCACTTCAAATGTCATGGAGGACATCATGAAAAAAGACCAGAAGGATGTGTTGCCCAAAACTCTGACTTACATGTACACACGTTTTCTTTTGCTGCAGTGTGAACAAGCAAACGTGAAATATGAAGAAACCGAGACCAGTGACGATCCTGAAGCTGATTCGTGCTTGAATACAAGAAACAGGGAAACAGTGCTTGCtttgggaaaactggcttttgaggagCTTGAGAAGGGAAATCTTGTCTTTCCTGAAGAATATCTTGTCGAGTGTGGTATCAATATCAGAAATGCTGCTGTCCTTTCAGGTTTATTCACTCAAATCATGCGAGAGGGCTGTGGGCTCTACCCACAAAAATTGTTTTGCTTCGTTCATCTGAGCATTCAAGAGTTCGTCGCAGCTTTGTATGTATCTCACAGATTCACTAACAACGgtgaaaatgtgttcacttcCTCCCCTGAGGATTCAGAGTCACCTGCATCAGACTTCTACACAAAAGCAGTGGACAAAGCTCTGGAAAGCAAAAATGGAGACTGGGATCTGTTTCTCCGCTTCCTGCTTGGCCTTTCTCTGGCGACTCATCAGAATCTGCTGCCGGAGCTGCtcaaaacacctgaaaacaatAAGGAGACATACCAGGAAACTGTGGAGCACATCAAAAAGAAGATCAGAGAAGTGGATGatccagaaaaaaagcaaaatcttTTCCACTGTTTGAATGAGCTGAATGATGATTCACTTGTTGAGGAAGTCAAAAAGTCTCTGGAAACACGGACCTTTGAAAACTTCTCCCCCTCACAGTGGTCAGCTCTGACATTTGTGCTGTTAACATCAGATTTAAATCTTGATGTGTTCGATCTTAAAAACTACCTGAAGTCAGAAACGGTACTCCTGGGAATGCTGCCGGTGGTCAAAGTTTCTGAAACTACATTGTAAGTACTGTCTTTCTAAGTCTCACTGAGATCCATATGCTTGCGCATCCATATCGAAATATTTAAAGGAAAAGATTTCCACAATCTGCCTGCATTTTTTCTCCACTGGTTCATGGGTGCCACTAACAAGACAATCACTGTTCTACATgttgcctttgaatgatcagccTGGTCGAGGTGATTGCACACACTGTATATGCTAAATTTAACCAGCAAAGGCTGCAATTATAGTTGGTTTATACAGTAGTTTTGTCATCAAATCAGCTACAATTTTAACCTGGCCTAAGCCAGTGGGGTATAAAAACAGAGATTAGATCTTGACCATTGAGATAAGTGCCAGTGGTTATCTACAGGTTTGGAAAGTGAACAGGACAGGGAAGCTTGCTGGTTTGAATCTTCATGCTGAGAAGTCTCAAGCGTGGGTATTTGAGCAAGGTTCCAGCTGTCTCCTGTAGGTTGCTGTCAGGAAGTCCATACATAGAAGtcaaataaaacatgcagattACATGATCTGATGTGGCACAACCCCAGATGTGAACTGCtgagactctctctctctcaaaccatgaaaaaaacaccattgTGATGATGTGCCATTATTGAAGACACTTGGCAGAATCCTTTTGTGAAATGGCTTCATCtgtcaagttttttctttttgttttgttttttttttttttagtttaaatatatttctgtttgcatttgtatttgttttccaCAGGCTCAGTTGGTGTGACCTCACTGAAAAGTCCTGCAGTGGTCTGATGACCTCAGTCCTCAGTTCTCCATCCTCAAATCTCACAGTACTGGACATGAGTAATAACGACTTGAAGGATGCAGGGATACAGCGACTTGCTGAAGGGCTAAAAAGTATTCACTGCAAACTGAAAAATCTCAAGTAAGTGTGGAATGCATTTATCATGCTTTTCATATGAACAACTCGCACAGTAACGCAGTGAAGGATGAGGTACCAAAAAGGATAACAGAGACACAGAATCCTTTTATTATTCCCAAATGTTAGTCGAAGAAAAATTATACCATTTTTGGGCGTATGTAtttgtttagtttggttttaTTTGGGTGTGAACATGAGGTGGAGTCAAGGAAGAAGAAAGGCCTCAGTATTATCTCCAGAATAATGATATGCAATGACCGTgtagaatgaatgaatgaagcactTAATTTTGGCATCCATTTCCCATCAACCCCAGGACGCGAGAACAGCACCGACAAATACCCACGCCTGCTTTACGGAATGACGTCATCTTAATGTGACTCAAACAACCAcatttaggctgaatcccatttcaccccttagcccttccccttggccctacccctcgttttgcgcgttcacgtggagggataggagtgtcccaattgtcattatgatggaggggtagggccaagaaagagggccagtcacccctccaaaaggagattctcgagaggcacactccaaacggaggggtatcggccgatggcgaggggcgcttgttctttcagcctaggtcatgcctggcgggcggggtgaattcacttccgcattgacgggagtgatcgtttccacacccgcgcattccaggcgcattccaaacacaacagatagacgattattttcaataaactggtttcttcaacacggcccgcctggaatgcgcgggtgggaaacgagcgcccccgccaatgcggaagtgaactaaccccacccgccactgacggtccaggcgaacaaaacaagcgcccctcgccaccggcgccactggatgacagatttctcagaaagccttccaagatcagcaagatggcggcgtccgcaacgaaagacgttcataaatgtcagtattttgtcaattaataaagttttaaaatgtaagaaaaacattcttcttcggcagataattgtcgcatctgcctacgtcatcggcagcggcgactactgatgacgtacacgattgtcggaggggtgtcccaattcggaggggttgactttctcccctaccccttagcactccgtttcataggcggagggctaaggggtagggccaaggggaagggctaaggggtgaaatgggattcagccttactctcctttttaaaaatgtctgaacACCTCTATGAACAATAAAGTGCAATAACCGTAAAGTAGTGCATGAACAACATTTAGGCCAACAGCCAACCTGCCTAGATAAACCGGACGGACTACCGGTTTACCTTCATAGCCCTGTGGATtattgtgcacacacacaaaaaaaaaaaatacagcaactGCCGTAACACGGGCTATGTAACTAAGTTTAGCTTAAAAGTCAGTAACATAGTCTTTGAGGTATGCGGGCCTCTGGCGGGCCCTGACTGGACGAGTTTCTTGCTGCACTGACTCAGATGGCCCAGCCAACTCAGAGGGATGCCTCGCTGGAGTCTCCACCTGTGCACGAGGGCGATCCCAGACCTCATCTGTGTTGAGGAGATCTGAGgcagtcagctgatcagatAGTGACAGTCGCGCCACCTGTCGGAGGCGACTGGCATGCCAGCGTGAACCGTCTGTCAGGCGAAAGGTGGCCGGTCCCCACTGTGCAG
The DNA window shown above is from Salarias fasciatus chromosome 20, fSalaFa1.1, whole genome shotgun sequence and carries:
- the LOC115407882 gene encoding uncharacterized protein LOC115407882 isoform X10 is translated as MPRLKKKVKEKVLDQYETELRGLKEDSELYVTTGDKDVPQTCNNIFINSEKKAVRTVLTEGVAGIGKTFQTRKLMVDWAKGKSNTSIDLIVPLSLSELKTEGEEHSMEDLLDHFLEDEKWKRRKDCISECKLALILDDFQECKSRLDFENSSVLTDIGERASIDVLLTNLIRGDLLPDARLWIISRPSGTDKVPPELIDKVTRCRETLKRRKDLVSKLKERYRREYTPVEDPDHSNQKNTEHILKEHSTEDGKTDQQTKPKSVTQVTVSDIFEARKDKKVRTVLTVGEAQIGKSFQVQKFIKAWADDKTLLSRLYNYGKGWISQTEDIEVLFPFDLSKSDFKEAKKSSLLELLNSLFEETKKYVISDYSKFKLVFLLDGLDAFPLPLDFDHKAVLDDIRQPASVGLLLTSLIRGDLLPSARLWITSQPSAAEKLPPDCVDKKTEIRDIIMPRLIKKVKEKVLGQYETELRKLKKDSELYVTTGDKDVPQTYNDIFINSEKKTVRTVLTEGVAGIGKTFQTRKLMVDWAKGKSNTSIDLIVPLSLSELKTEGEKHSMEDLLDHFLEDEKWKRRKDCISECELALILDDFQECKSPLDFENSSVLTDIGECASIDVLLTNLIRGDLLPDARLWIISRPSGTDKVPPERIHKVTQCRETLKRREDLVSKLKERYHREYTPVEDPDHSNQKNTEHILKEHSTEDGKTDQQTKPKPVTQVTVSDIFEARKDKKVRTVLTVGEAQIGKSFQVQKFIKAWAGKKTLSSRQYNDGNNRISQTEDIEVLFPFDLSKSDFKEAKNSSLLELLNSLFEETKKYVISDYSKFKLVFLLDGLDAFPLPLDFDHKAVLDDIRQPASVGLLLTSLIRGDLLPSARLWITSQPSAAEKLPPDCVDKKTEIRDIIMPRLIKKVKEKVLGQYETELRKLKKDSELYVTTGDKDVPQTYNDIFINSEKKTVRTVLTEGVAGIGKTFQTRKLMVDWAKGKSNTSIDLIVPLSLSELKTEGEKHSMEDLLDHFLEDEKWKRRKDCISECELALILDDFQECKSPLDFENSSVLTDIGECASIDVLLTNLIRGDLLPDARLWIISRPSGTDKVPPERIHKVTQCRETLKRREDLVSKLKERYHREYTPVEDPDHSNQKNTEHILKEHSTEDGKTDQQTKPKPVTQVTVSDIFEARKDKKVRTVLTVGEAQIGKSFQVQKFIKAWAGKKTLSSRQYNDGNNRISQTEDIEVLFPFDLSKSDFKEAKNSSLLELLNSLFEETKKYVISDYSKFKLVFLLDGLDAFPLPLDFDHKAVLDDIRQPASVGLLLTSLIRGDLLPSARLWITSQPSAAEKLPPDCVDKKTEIRDIIMPRLIKKVKEKVLGQYETELRKLKKDSELYVTTGDKDVPQTCNDIFINSEKKAVRTVLTEGVAGIGKTFQTRKLMVDWAKGKSNTSIDLIVPLSLSELKTEGEEHSMEDLLDHFLEDEKWKRRKDCISECELALILDDFQECKRRLDFENSSVLTDIGERASIDVLLTNLIRGDLLPDARLWIISRPSGTDKVPPERIHKVTRCRETSKRREDLISKLKERYRREYTPVEDPDHSNQKNTEHILKEHSTEDGKTDQQTKPKSVTQVTVSDIFEARKDKKVRTVLTVGEAQIGKSFQVQKFIKAWADDKTLLSRLYNDGKKFFSQTEDIEVLFPFDLSKSDFKEAKKSSLLELLNGLFEETKKYVISDYAKFKLVFLLDGLDAFPLPLDFDHKAVLDDIRQPASVGLLLTSLIRGDLLPSARLWITSQPSAAEKLPPDCVDKKTEIREKPDITSTRTLKSQLKRQLTYVTQGTDKRNTSAVLKEIYTDLYIIEGDRGDVNKKHEVRQIDDARSVRKETPIEYSDIFKNAPEGNIPIKTVLTIGVAGIGKTFASMKYVLDWAESPADETVDYTFLLPFRELNLRKDQEHSFEELIHQLFPAMKTSEIRNYDNYKILIVLDGLDECRLDLNFSENVIWTDVRKKTTVNVLLTNLIRGKLLPKAQIWITSRPAASNNIPPDAVNRVTEVRGFNEKQKEEYFRKRFVKKEIAEEVISEVKKSRSLFIMCYIPVFCWITSNVMEDIMKKDQKDVLPKTLTYMYTRFLLLQCEQANVKYEETETSDDPEADSCLNTRNRETVLALGKLAFEELEKGNLVFPEEYLVECGINIRNAAVLSGLFTQIMREGCGLYPQKLFCFVHLSIQEFVAALYVSHRFTNNGENVFTSSPEDSESPASDFYTKAVDKALESKNGDWDLFLRFLLGLSLATHQNLLPELLKTPENNKETYQETVEHIKKKIREVDDPEKKQNLFHCLNELNDDSLVEEVKKSLETRTFENFSPSQWSALTFVLLTSDLNLDVFDLKNYLKSETVLLGMLPVVKVSETTLLSWCDLTEKSCSGLMTSVLSSPSSNLTVLDMSNNDLKDAGIQRLAEGLKSIHCKLKNLKVSGCQVTEKGCSYLASALKENTGSHLKELDLSYNHPGESGVKELSAVFADPRMKLCVNYGGEHRLKPGIKKYDALLKFDENTISRRLVVVDQDKRRKVKTVELVEEKVARPENDDRFKRTQVLCDKGLEDLGYWEVEWQGMVGIAVSYNDVGRKWDNAGGLGCNEKSWSLMCSSSGFMGRDGKMFTGFIARHGKMSKHIKVPCCQKIAVYLDWKAGTLSYYGVSSDERSLIHTFRTKFTGPLFPGFWFKEGSVTLCDL